A region from the Vicia villosa cultivar HV-30 ecotype Madison, WI linkage group LG3, Vvil1.0, whole genome shotgun sequence genome encodes:
- the LOC131659771 gene encoding putative disease resistance RPP13-like protein 1, with the protein MFPSWLNGCHLPNLISLKLQNCRSCSHFPPLGQLPSLKELSISSCNGIKIIGEEFYGSNSINVPFKSLEVLEFERMNNWEEWLCIGGFPVLKSLCIRNCPKLKRALPQYLPSLEKLKIFSCGELEVSIPKADNIIELEVKGCDRILINKLSSSLKKFVLSGIRYAEFSQAHNLINNPILEGSELDLGCYNSLHTLCLKGWNFSLVLYTCCSCHDIHRIYVEECMRIIISIIDIFHS; encoded by the exons ATGTTTCCTTCTTGGCTAAACGGTTGTCATTTACCCAACTTAATATCTCTTAAACTGCAGAATTGTAGATCATGTTCCCATTTTCCACCACTTGGACAACTCCCATCTCTCAAGGAGCTTTCTATTTCAAGCTGTAACGGAATAAAGATCATTGGCGAAGAGTTTTATGGCAGTAACTCAATAAATGTtccgttcaagtccttagaagtTTTGGAGTTTGAGAGGATGAACAACTGGGAAGAATGGTTATGTATTGGAGGGTTTCCTGTGCTTAAAAGTCTTTGTATAAGAAATTGTCCCAAGTTGAAAAGAGCTCTGCCTCAATATCTTCCTTCTTTAGAAAAGCTGAAGATTTTTAGCTGCGGAGAGTTGGAAGTGTCAATTCCTAAGGCTGATAATATCATAGAGTTAGAGGTAAAGGGATGTGATCGGATTTTGATAAATAAACTGTCATCCAGCTTGAAAAAGTTTGTCCTTAGTGGAATTCGGTACGCTGAATTCTCCCAAGCACATAATTTAATCAACAATCCCATTTTGGAAGGATCGGAGTTGGATTTGGGTTGCTATAATTCtcttcacacactatgtttaaaAGGCTGGAACTTCTCCCTTGTTCTCTACACTT gTTGTAGTTGTCATGATATACATAGAATTTACGTTGAAGAATGTATGAGAATAATTATATCAATAATTGACATTTTTCATTCATAA
- the LOC131659772 gene encoding putative disease resistance RPP13-like protein 1, whose translation MAVTTKHLIEDHFELKAWVYVSEPFDVVGLTKAILKSFKSSADDESIFNLLQDKLQHILTGKKYLLVLDDICNGNADYWEQLLLPFNHGSFGSKIIVTTRDKEVAYVLNSTKIFDLQQLDKRDCWSLFVTHAFHGKNTSEYPSLESIGKKIVNKCGGLPLAVKTMGQLLRKKFSQHEWIKILETDMWCLSDVDNNINPVLRLSYHNLPSNQKRCFSFCSIFPKGSRFGKDESIKLWMAEGLLKCCGAGKSEEELGNEIFSDLESISFFQQPYHLIVGRYKNHFVMHDLINDLANSVSEDFFVQINGCMVEGIPERTRHIRCSLQLTYVDKSLEPICQLKGLRSLLLKGDGSILISNDVQRDMFSQLKYLRMLSINGCGLSELVDEISNLKLLRYLDLSYTQITSLPDAICMLCNMQTLLLGNFDKLTELPSNFSKLINLRHLKLPYSLKKMPKHIGNLSNLQALRYFKVEEQNGSDLKELEKLNHLHGTLQITGLGNVIDLVDDAATILKNKKYLEEILMTFNGGREEMRGSYVVRQVSILDALQPSSNLKRLTIKN comes from the exons ATGGCAGTGACAACCAAACACCT GATTGAGGATCATTTTGAACTTAAAGCATGGGTTTATGTTTCCGAACCTTTTGATGTTGTTGGACTCACCAAAGCAATTCTCAAGTCTTTTAAATCTTCAGCAGATGATGAATCAATTTTCAATTTACTCCAAGATAAACTACAACACATACTAACGGGTAAGAAATACCTGCTTGTTTTAGATGATATCTGCAATGGGAACGCAGATTATTGGGAGCAGTTACTACTTCCCTTTAACCATGGATCTTTTGGAAGTAAGATTATTGTGACGACACGTGACAAGGAGGTAGCATATGTCCTGAATtccaccaaaatatttgatttacaacAATTAGACAAAAGAGATTGTTGGAGTTTATTTGTGACACATGCGTTTCATGGAAAGAACACGAGTGAATATCCAAGTCTGGAATCAATTGGCAAGAAAATAGTAAACAAGTGTGGAGGTTTACCTCTAGCAGTAAAAACAATGGGCCAACTCTTGCGAAAAAAATTCTCTCAACATGAATGGATAAAGATATTGGAGACTGATATGTGGTGTTTATCAGATGTTGACAACAACATTAATCCGGTGCTGAGATTGAGTTACCATAATCTCCCTTCCAATCAGAAGCgttgtttttctttttgttctaTATTTCCCAAAGGTAGTCGTTTTGGCAAAGATGAGTCAATCAAGCTTTGGATGGCTGAAGGTTTGTTGAAGTGTTGCGGAGCAGGAAAAAGTGAAGAAGAATTGGGTAATGAAATTTTCAGTGATCTTGAGTCAATTTCTTTTTTCCAACAACCATACCATCTAATAGTTGGTAGATATAAGAACCACTTTGTCATGCACGATCTTATCAATGATTTAGCAAATTCAGTATCAGAAGATTTTTTTGTGCAAATAAATGGTTGTATGGTGGAAGGTATTCCTGAAAGGACACGTCACATTCGGTGCTCTCTTCAATTAACTTATGTTGATAAATCACTAGAGCCAATTTGTCAGCTTAAGGGACTACGTAGTCTGTTACTAAAAGGCGATGGATCTATATTGATAAGCAACGACGTGCAACGTGATATGTTTTCACAACTAAAATATTTGCGAATGTTATCAATCAATGGTTGTGGCCTCTCAGAGCTAGTTGACGAGATAAGCAATTTAAAGCTTCTGCGTTATCTAGACCTTTCTTACACTCAGATTACAAGCTTACCTGACGCCATTTGTATGTTGTGTAATATGCAAACACTCTTGTTAGGAAACTTTGATAAATTGACTGAGCTCCCTTCAAATTTTTCCAAACTCATCAATTTACGTCATCTTAAACTCCCTTATTCTTTAAAGAAGATGCCAAAGCATATAGGAAATTTAAGCAATCTCCAGGCCTTGCGTTATTTTAAGGTGGAAGAGCAAAACGGATCTGATCTTAAAGAGTTGGAGAAACTTAACCATCTTCATGGAACACTTCAAATTACAGGGCTGGGTAATGTCATTGATCTTGTAGATGATGCGGCaacaattttgaaaaataaaaagtatttagAAGAAATACTCATGACATTTAATGGCGGAAGAGAAGAAATGAGGGGTTCATATGTTGTAAGACAAGTGTCTATCTTGGATGCCCTTCAACCGAGTAGCAACTTGAAGAGGCTCACCATTAAGAACTAA